ttattgtcaaacaccttgtgctcaaatgatatataatgattttttcaTATGAGAGGTCACGAGATCGAGCCTTAGTGAAACAATCAGTAACCTcttaaacaattttatttttttttgaatatagcCTCTTAAACAATTAATCATAGAGAGTTCGCAACAACTACAATTCCCATATATGTTGAACAAATGTTAATATAGAACATGTTAGTTGTGCGTTGTTGATGCAATTGGATATATGTTATCATTAACATCCATGAATACTTGTTAGTTCATCGACAATATTAtgtacaagaaaaaaaaatacttcatattacttgatattattaaataacaCCAAACTTAACCATATCTAATATCTGTTGTGGGATTATCTCATGTTGAAACTGTCCCATTTCCTAACAACTATTTTGACACATAACCCGGCCTATTTGGATTGATTCAAACTAAGTTAACTAATattatactatagtttattAAAGCTCAATCTTCTAATACAGTACACCTAAAGTCAAAGATCATGTTAATATGGATAAGGACACTTGTGTTTATACAAACATTATACCATCAACTAtggttcaccttgtaaggtagaTCATTTAcgtacaattttaatatacaaggacattatttatgtactaaaaGATCATTAATTgatatactaataaataataaatcttcaatatacaaattatgtacattcagggcattaaaaattaatatttattaatgatcCACATTGTAATATGAACTGtgatccacagtataatttgccatgtaTATAATAACACTTATATTAAcgtccaaaaatattttatttccatcctttaatgaaatttatttaatgaaatttattccttttaaattaaaaataaatattactctcACTATCTAAATGTGCACTCTAAATGAAGTTCGCCTTGTGACTCTAACCAGCAAAGGATAGATAAATCAATCTATGTCGTTTATAGTTAATTAGCTCAAATAGTCAAATTAGAACAAATAGTCCGCTCTCACGAGAATTGAATTTGGAAGTTTTGATTATCACGCAACTTGATTATTGGATTTACCCCATAGTTCAATGCCTTCATAAGTCATAACTAGGTCAaatttaccccccccccccccaaaatgTAATTTATACGTTATTGtctatttaatttaaacatGTTACTTTTAATATCGATCTCTTCCACAACAATATGGCCGGTAAAATTGAATACGGGTGAGTTCATCGTATAATTCGCTTAGTAattacaagatttcaagtttgacttCTCATCAGAGTTATATATTGACTTTTTTGATTTAAGTTTGTCAACTATAGACAACATAGGCTAGTTTAGTTCATTGTGTTTCTTTACCAACAAGGCAAGTGAGctttctttgtggggaagaattccgggagaacccgggttcgattcccacaagtgacgattccccttggaccaactcctgtgcctctcggaacgaacgtgggtggacctggaccgttaaacggacagagaaagactccgtgaatttaccaaaaaaataactAGGGTCACAATGTGAGTTTCATCCAAACCACACCTTCAAATAGCGGCTGCGGATTTTCccgtaaaattaaatattattcatTTAATTGTATCAAAAACTTTTATGTATAAATTTTGTCATGATAAAAAACATatcacaattcaaaaaataaataaacaaataaattctaaaatttgCTATTGTaagtatttatgtattttttttatgtacatTATTACAAACATTTGAGTTTCATTGAGTAGTGGTAATGTGCTTATTGATAATTTGCTAATCAGAATTTTCATGCTGTgctttatttataagaaatggAGTAAACAAATCCTATATCATGTAGAGACGACACCATCACACTACTGTGCTTTATTTATAAAGAGTAGGTAATTAATTCAGATTTAATTTTTGGTGATTTGACTGTCGACTCGGCTTgctttttttaaagtaaataaaaaataattaaaaaaaaaaactaatattgaTATGTATTTTGCGAGAATAATTAATCTAGTTGTTTCGATCAAACTCACTCTTGATCTATTTGTAATCATTATATTTTGCATGGATATTATGGATACTAGTTAGAGATCCTTTGCACGTAATAAactgttattatatttttatctaattatattattttatttattgtcaaGTAACTTATAGTTCAGCACTTATGTTACTCTTCGAAATGAGAAGTGTCAGAGGTTCGAATTCCAGTTGAGCATTAACTTTTTGAActttaataggttgaaaaattaaagtatgaATAGATAGATACAGCATACATGCACTCTACTAGAATTAGTAgcactcaaaaaatattattttatttattaaaaataaaaacaaaaacaaaaaagaagatataTGATGTAGACAATACACGCATACTTCCACACATagtcaaaataacaaaatacagTATGAGTTTATTATAAGCGCACCATAGCTAGGGCggtttatttattaatataaataattatgaatcCAGTGAAGGAAGAACCTCCAATGTGTACCAGCTTTATCCGATTCTAGTTGTTGTCGTACCAAAATTGTGATTGAAGATATTTAATCACTTTGTCGTCAACTTGGAAGGCTTTAGTGAGAACATATGGATTGATTGGTGGATCAGAACCGAAGACAGCATTAGCAATAGTAATCACTCCTGGATTTTGGCTACTCAAACCAGCAAATGCAACGGCTTTAGTTTTCCCTACGTTGAATTGGAAATGAATGAGGCCTTCTGGGAACACAAAAACATCTCCGGGGTATAATGTCTTTGTAAAAAGCTTGTTCTTCATTCCTGGTGGTGGGTTAGAAAGAACGAATCCAACGTAGAGGGTGCCCTCCAAGACAGCGAGGACTTCAGTTGCTCTAGGGTGGGTGTGGGGAGGGTTGAGGCCATAGGGTGCAAAATCAATACGAGCCAGTGAAATGCCGAGAGTATTTAGACCTGTTATATTGGCCACATTCACGGCTGAGACCTTAGAACCAAGCGGATTGGACGTGTCTCCAGGCTTATTAAGACCCCGAAAAAGGAAGTCATCAGCATTGACATCATCCGGATTCTTGCAAAACTTTCCATTCACGAACACTGCAAacacaaataaagaaacaaaaagggTTACATTACAATAAATAGTACTATACATATAAGGTTTGAAGTAAACTTAATGTATGTACTATATATAACACAGTAGAAACTTAGCctatatattaaaagaaaacagTTTGAGACAGTTTAATTGGATATACTTACAAGCACCCTTGGGATCATCAATTGCAACACAGAAATCCTGCAAAGGGGAGGGATCTGATGCATTGGCAAATGATGATGCCAAAGCCATAACGCCAATGGCGACCAAAAGAAACCTAAGAGCCATATTGTTTAGCAGAGAAGAATAGAGTAAGAGAAGCTAAAACTTGTTGAGTTTGTGATATACTAAGCATGGGATAGGTGGCTATTTATAGGCATGTCTTCTAAGACTTAGTCACCAATTTATAGGTTTAATGAAGAATTAGTATTTTTAAGGGCCGGGATTAATTACTAATTCAACTCCTTTTTCCTCAAGCCTTATTGTGCTTTTGAAATTTTGTGATCTCTCATCACCAACTACAAGAATTGGACAAACATCATGTGTAAATTAGTACTATAGTGAACTCTCCGAATTGGTCACTTGTTAGCTTGTTGGAACTACTCCAACTcccaaattaaaattcattttattaGTTGTTAAGTACTTTTTTATCCGATTCAAGTTGTTAAGTACTTAGATTACTCTTAATCACAAAGTGAGACACCCTAATAAAAAACAATGGTATGAAATATGAATCCATTGCGAGTAATCCCGTGTCGAGCATGATATTCCTGGAAATCCAACTTGTTTTACGTTTTAGTTCATGAACAAGTTACATACTATGATACCAATTCAAAATTAAGCGTTTATTACTTTGCCAAAATGTTATAGTTATTAGAGAaactaactttatttccttatactggCGTCGGAAAACCAATAATGTCAATAGACATCTTTCACGGGGAGTCGAATGAATTAACATGCACCTTGTGATT
This portion of the Ipomoea triloba cultivar NCNSP0323 chromosome 5, ASM357664v1 genome encodes:
- the LOC116020706 gene encoding germin-like protein subfamily 1 member 13 yields the protein MALRFLLVAIGVMALASSFANASDPSPLQDFCVAIDDPKGALFVNGKFCKNPDDVNADDFLFRGLNKPGDTSNPLGSKVSAVNVANITGLNTLGISLARIDFAPYGLNPPHTHPRATEVLAVLEGTLYVGFVLSNPPPGMKNKLFTKTLYPGDVFVFPEGLIHFQFNVGKTKAVAFAGLSSQNPGVITIANAVFGSDPPINPYVLTKAFQVDDKVIKYLQSQFWYDNN